The Amaranthus tricolor cultivar Red isolate AtriRed21 chromosome 2, ASM2621246v1, whole genome shotgun sequence genome contains the following window.
TGCAAAATACTTTTGAAATtaccagtgtcacatgattcgttaACCTCCTCACGAATCATAAAtccaaaaaaaaccaattatAATCCGTTTTGGActattcttgggcaaatttAAGCGAATACACTGCTTATACATAAGAATCCTTAAAACTTCTAGTTTTTAGTGATTGCACCTACCTCATAATAATCAGCTCCCATCAACAATGTATCCTCAATTATTGCACCTTCGGAGATACAAGATCTAAGACCGATAACTGAATGATGAATCTTGCAGTTCTGTACAGAGTATTCAACGTACGAAATATCATCACAAAATACAGCCAAGTATAGAACACAAAGTTTGTTTCAAAGTTCAAATTGGTGTAATATATCAGATGCATCACATTTTCCAGCAATCTTACCTTTATCACACAGCCTTCACCGATAACACTGTCGGTTATATCAGCATCAAGCATCTTTGAGGGGGGCAAATACCGAGGTTGCGTATAAATTGGAGATGAACGGTCATAGAAGCTTCAGAGAAGATCACAACATTACAGTTTTACTACAGAATCGATCAAAAATAATGattcattaattattttccCTGCATTAGAAGTTACCTGAAATCAGGCACCGGCTTTTTGGTTATACCCAAGTTGGCATTGTAAAACGCCTCAATTGTACCAATATCTTCCCAATAACCATCATACAAATAGGCTTGGACCTATACATAATTGAGCACAAAGTAAGCAGAGAAAAATTCACAgtgggggtgtttggcaaaatggTTTATTAAGCAATATTAGCTTATTTCGGCACGAATAGAGGGTTGAATTGTCAAATCAACCATTGTTAATGTTTGGTAAACTAGTTTGTTGAAACAACTCattaatatgaataaattgtttTGAACAAGATACTCATAGCAGTGGGTTCAAAATCCAACTAATAAAATCAGCTGGTAAAATAAGCCATGGTTATCGGTTAACAGCTATTAGTTGTTTGCCAAAAACCCCCAATAAGCAAAGAGAAAGAGAGGCGAGGCACAAACATACTCTCATTCCAATAGAAGTAGCTCCCGGAATGACTTCACTTCCGAAATCATTAGCACCAGGAAATTGGTCCCGAAGCAAATTTAGCATTACATCTTTGCTGATAACATAAATGCCCATGCTAGCTATGTATGGCATTTCTTTCGCTCTCTCATCATCTAAACCTAGGATGGTGGTATCAACCTAAAAGAAATCATACAAAAATCGTAGTTAGACAATAACATTTTAGATACTTGTAGGTAAAACAGCATGTGAGAAAGAAAAACCTTCATCGCTTTCAGTTGTTCTCCTTTAGGTTTCTCCGCAAACTCTATGATTCgtccttcttcatcaattttcaTTAACCCAAATGCAGTAGCACGCTTTTCGTCCATAGGTAAAGCTGCAACAGTAATATCCGCATCAGTTTCTCTATGAGCTTGGATAAATCTTTCATAATCCATTCGGTACAAATGGTCGCCTGCTAGAACCAAGAACTCTAGAACATTGTGCTCTTCAAACAGCCACAAATACTGCCTGACAGCATCGGCTGTACCCTGCGGTCATCATTTCCGAGATTACTGACTTGCATACAAGAAATTTCTTAAACAATCAGTATCGGTAACACTACGACTAACGAGCAATGCACCTGAAACCAGTTAGGATTCTCTGGACTTTGCTGAGCAGCAAGAACTTCTACGAAACCCTCACTCTTGTAACCTCCCATGTTGCTAGCATATGCTCGAGAAAGATGGCGATTGAGAGAAGCGGAATTGAACTGAGTAAGAACATATATTTTGGAAATGTTGCTGTTCAAACAGTTGCTGACGGGTATGTCAATGAGTCGATAATTGGCACCGAGAGGCACTGCAGGCTTTGCCCTCTTCTTTGTCAATGGATACAGACGGGTACCAGCACCACCTCCAAGTATAATACCAAGAACACTCTGCATCACAAACACACATCGTTCATAATCCCAATAGAAAATCAAACTTTCTCAGACTGTTTCAAACCGTAAAGACGATAAATTCAGCAATTACACTCATCGATTGAATGAAAGCATaatcttagttttaaaaagcgcgAGGCGCATCGAGGCACTAAAGTTCCTTAGAGCTAAGGCGCAAAGGGCAAGGCGAAGGCGCGAGCTTTTTGTGTGCTAGGCGCATTTTTTCActaaagcttaaaaatcaattttgaaacATTTATAACATTCAAATAacatgatattcatattttagtaTCAACGAACTTGAAaacatttattattcttatagtaaacactactttagcACAAAACTATTATAATGAGAATACAAAGAATTCCCaaagttattttcttcttcgcatgcttttgtttttcttagaGAAGCAACCTTTTTTTAACTTCATATGCAAGTAAATTTAAGTTTCGAGTTATACTTCTTTTTCGAACAAAACAAGCATAATTAATTACCGAACCCAACAAGGAGGCGCACCGGACACACAAGGCGTGAAGCACATCGAGGCGCCCAAGGCGCACCTCTTGTAGTGGGCTTTGCCTCACCAAGCCGAGGCGTTTTGGCCGAGCCTGAGCTCAATGCACAAGCAAAGCGAGGCGTGGTTTTTAAAACTAAGAGCATAATCAGTTTGTAATTGTCACACTAGCTTATCATATTACATTTGGAGCAAGACAGCATTCATAGATGGTCCTTGTATCGTATAAACTTCCATATAGAATCTTTTAAGAAAGTTGTAAATTTGACACATTTGCAAATTACAAGTTCAATgaaaaacaacctctttattataattattattatgtttcctCCGATTTTTAATACTGCTTCCATAGTAGCCACAATTCATCACACAAAATTGTCTTAAATGTTCTTTGTGTATACTATGTTATTCAGACTTTTCATTTTGAGTAACATACCCGTGTcggatccttgatgctcggacattggtatgacactttGCCACTTTATTTTATGcattaaattgaatatttacACACGTCCGAAacttgaacaaggatcagtatCCGACATCAGTGCCCAAGTCCAAGTAACTTAGTGTATATAAAAAAGATCTCAGCTCTTGTTTGATTCCTCAATATATCTTTTCATAGTAACAACTTATAGTTTTTAGTTATGCAGTAGGCTTCAAAATAGTGTATTGAAAGGCATGAAAGGAAAAAATGCAGCAAATATTAAAATCCGGCAATTTTAGGGTAATGGAATGTGTGTATACATACATAGGCACCTTTCCAGCACAGAACTTGATGCAGCGGAAAAGATGCATAGAGATTCAACAAGCATGAGCATAAAAAATGTTTCTTACCTTATGTGAGAATCAAGATAACACTTACCGTCACGAAAGGCTTATCTCTAATTTTCAGTTTTCAAATCactaataacaaattaaatcaaatcaaatcaccAGTCATCAACATTTCATTGCATCAAAGTCACATCCATACTAATAAAGGAACTCTACAACAGTAGAACTGAATAAACtagcaacaataataataatatttctttaaaaaaaacaaatcaaaaaatagaaaaaaatcaaacacaaaattcAGATTAATAAAATGCAATGGCAATTGAATTaatcaacaagaaaataaaaacaaaattagtattttaaaaatagaaatgaaataGGAGGTGAACAATTAAACAACGTAATGATAAGGAAAAAATGAGCTTACACGGCTGGCTTCGGGATCTAGACAAGTCTGCGAATTCTTCGAATCAGAAACCGCCTTAGGAGAAACAATATTAGGGGTTCTTCTAGCATTAGAAGAAATTCTAGAATTGCGGCGATTGAGAAACGAAATGGTTTGAAATTTGTCACCAGAAAGAGAAGAAGAGGAGAAAGCGAGATTAGGCATAGAATTAGAAGAAGGAACAATAATGCCACCGGTGACAGTCATACCCGCCATTGATAAATGCTCTGCTTTGCTTAGCGAAAATTGAACGATAATGAGACTGCGAAAGGGGAGTGGTGGgcaaaggagagagaaaaatcTGGAGGAGATTGATTTGGAAATGCGCGATATGAACCGTCCAACAATATCATAGATTCATAGTATATTAATATAGTCCatgaactattttttttatcatttctaatttcttaaaataatcataatatagttTTAAATTAACCATATACCACTCCGTTCTTTAAATCTTGCGGCATTTGACTTCTTTTTCCTCCATGCACAATTTTATTCAATAGTTAACATCtctaaattacaaattaataattCCTCCATTCTGACATAGTTGTTACCTAACTATTTAAggtattgttcattatttaagCTTATTATATGCATTGCTgtaaatgttttaaaaaaaatatagttaagttggatcttgtttaaatcgtctaatcgcatgtTTTTAcaatattgaatttttaattttttttaattatgcataactcaagatataaatgatcaaaataacacattagattgcttaatgaagtgaaatatagcaagtataatgaaacagaggaaatatattttaaatcgagacaattcaaacaaaatctcatatgactatgttttaactttttgATTAACAACAATAGAATAATCaaattttgttgatgaatagtGCACGGTGGTCAAATGGAGCAAGATTTAAAGAATGAAGTACAATTTGgaagtaaacaaaaaaaaaactattttttatatggACCCGTGATGGTCTCATACGATATGATATGTTCTAATTTTGGACAatagtttttcattttctttttaacttGATCCACgcattttaattctcttttaattttattaattataaagtatttaatttttctttaaaaatacaaattttctcTTTGCTATTTCCCCAAATAGAAAAGAGGAGCATTCTATGTTGTCTAatccaaataaaaaagaatttgaGTCAAAGAATAGAATGATCGATAAATCTGTGAtaatcaactcaataaaatttaGTCAATTAATAATCAAGGATTAATTTATTGGTTTTGATTTATGTAATCAATTCTAATTTTCTATTAAGAATTtgacattgttattgttagaACGAAATATTCTTTAGTGTTTTTTGTTTGTATAGGCTACCCCAGTAATACTACAGGTAAAGAAGgagaatttaattattttgtaaatggtaagaattaaattttaatttaaatataaaaagggAAATCTCTCAATTACTTCATTCAATCTATTATATGTGTTATTGATAGTGCCTTTTTTCAATCTCCACTCACTATTAgttgcaagtatttcagaacgggaAGAAGTATTAGATTAATTTAGACTAATTCAAGATTTTGGGACTTGTTTTGGGGTGATATTTGATATGTGAAATTATCAATGAGATCTCTGTGTTTTTGCATTTTATTGTTGGTATCCCTATATTTTGTCTATTATCAATGATATCCCCAACATATTCAAGTTTTTGTATGAAAATGCCTATTTTTAAACATTATCAATATTACGATTGTAATTagcataaaatattaaaataatataaataattgaaaaaacacATAGAATCAAAGATAAAGTGCATACCATGAATGATTGGCCTGTTTGAATTACATATCTTACCAACTCATTTGTCTTGGTACTTGTGATTTTTGATAGAGGTGATATGGTATTGAAATGATATGGTGGATCACCGTTTATGTCAATTTTTGCACGAGGCCTTGTCTATTTGATGATATTCACTTTATTGcaacaatacaaaataaattattaactaGGAAATAGGAAATAGGAAAACTCCGTGGTGGTTCAAATATGCTAGTAACTAGTAAttccttttgaattattttcaaatcataTGTACAATTAGAAGTATTATaagtaaaaaatgtaaaaagttcctaatataatttttatcaaaattatgttgaatatttagtatatattaaattctaacataaCATTAAGTATTATAAATAGTAGTggaataaaatatattaaaaaaaacaaattcaaaaaggTTCAAAGGGTAGGACAAAAGGCAAATTGAAAAACCAAGTTAGCAGAAAAAACCGACTCGACTTTCTTGATGATGGGCttaaagccgactcggctttaggTACTGGAAAATGATTTTGGCCAACAGAATAAGTTGAGTCCGTTGTGATTTTACGTTTTCTTTGAATTCAGTACATTGGATTCCTTCTTTTATTCCACTTTATTTCTAATGTTACAAAGGCTTAATAGTGTggaataatgctcatgaataTCAGTcataatggtattgattgatggTCATTATTCTTTATAATCAATAGGTGATTGAATGTGCCATGACCCTTTGGCATACTTgaactagtataaataggggcttggGGAAGAATGTTAACACACCAATTTTCTGAACACAATCCTTaaatatcgccacccttttcattttatcgtcacccctattttaatgaattgacgATATTGCCCCtggactacaataataataataataataataataataataataacaataataataataataataataaaaataataataataaaaataatatttaaaaataataataataattaataataataataataataataataataataataataatcacaataataataataataataataataataataataataataataataagaataacaataataataataataataataataataataataataaaaataataataaaaataatattttaaaaaaataaaaattaaaggggtgagtcgcacaaaacccgcgactcactcct
Protein-coding sequences here:
- the LOC130806247 gene encoding glucose-1-phosphate adenylyltransferase small subunit, chloroplastic/amyloplastic — translated: MAGMTVTGGIIVPSSNSMPNLAFSSSSLSGDKFQTISFLNRRNSRISSNARRTPNIVSPKAVSDSKNSQTCLDPEASRSVLGIILGGGAGTRLYPLTKKRAKPAVPLGANYRLIDIPVSNCLNSNISKIYVLTQFNSASLNRHLSRAYASNMGGYKSEGFVEVLAAQQSPENPNWFQGTADAVRQYLWLFEEHNVLEFLVLAGDHLYRMDYERFIQAHRETDADITVAALPMDEKRATAFGLMKIDEEGRIIEFAEKPKGEQLKAMKVDTTILGLDDERAKEMPYIASMGIYVISKDVMLNLLRDQFPGANDFGSEVIPGATSIGMRVQAYLYDGYWEDIGTIEAFYNANLGITKKPVPDFSFYDRSSPIYTQPRYLPPSKMLDADITDSVIGEGCVIKNCKIHHSVIGLRSCISEGAIIEDTLLMGADYYETDADRKLLATKGSVPIGIGKNTHIKRAIIDKNARIGDDVKIINSDNVQEAARETDGYFIKSGIVTIIKDALIPSGTVI